TTTATCAGAGATACATTTTATAGCAGTTATTGCTTATCATCCTTTAACCCAAATCAATCATTAGAGCCTAAACATATTTTGTTTTATTATCGAGCAGATTATTTGGCTTTGCATTGGATCATTTTTGATTCTTTAATCTCAAAATCTACAGCGATAGTATTTATTGTTTTATTTTACGGTAGTTGACTTCGATTATCTCTTTGAGATTATCAGAATTTTCGTAACTATTCAGCGGTATTGATCAGTCTGTATTTTCTCCTCTAAAATCTTAGTATAAAGGCTATAAATATGCTTGTTTTTCTTGCGTATTTCAGATTTTCTTTGTACCTTTATACCTATGAAAGAGCAGGTTACGGACATATCAAAAGTATTACAAGGCATGACGGAAGAGATGCGATTATTACGTGCAACTGTTAATCAGCAGTATGCCGAGATTATCAAATTGAACCGTAACATAAATGCTTTGAACCTCCAAATTCGCAAGAAAGATACGGAACTTATAAACTTACGGGAACGCTTAGCTAAGTATGAAAAACCTGACAAAAACTCTAATAACAGCAGCACTCCTCCAAGCAAGGAGCGTATAAAGGATGAGGTTATCAGAAGAACAAGAAGCCTCCGTAAGCCAAGTGGTAAGAAGCCGGGAGGACAAAAGGGGCATGATGGGCATAAGTTGTCTTACTCTTCCATACCTGACGAGATAATTGATGAGATACCCAACTATTGCACTCGTTGCGGAGAATCTTTATCAGATGCAGAACGTGTGCTTGATTATGTGACGCAGGTTATTTCCATTCCAGAGTTGAAGCCCGTAATCAAGGAAATCCGACACTATGTGATGGTATGCAAGAACTGTGGTGAACGTATTCGGACAGTACCGAGACGGCGGTCAAACAACGTGGTATATGATTCAAGCATAAAGTCCTTAGTGGTTTATCTGAGTGTCGTACAATTTCTTCCTTACGGTCGCATAGCAAGTTTTTTGCGTGAGGTATTTGGACTCACTCCAAGCGAAGGCTCACTGGTGAACTGGGTAAATGAGGCAAAGAGAAATGCGCAACCTGTGATTGATAAAATTAAAGGATATATTAAGTCATCAGCAGTTGTTGGTTTCGATGAGAGCGGCTTGTACTGTAAGAAAAGACTCGACTGGGCATGGATTGCACAAACCGTTTATTACACACTGCTTTTCCGTGCTAATGGAAGAGGGTCGAAGGTATTAGCAGACAAATTTGGCGATAGCCTGGAACGAATGACTGCCGTTACCGACCGCCATAGCGCATACTTTGCACTCCATTTCCTCAATCATCAGGTATGCCTTGCTCACTTACTGCGCGAACTGCAATATCTCTCAGAGTTGAACACTAAGCAAGAGTGGTCTGGGAAAGTAACCAATCTGTTCCGTGAAGCCATTCACGAGCGGAATACCAATCCGAACAACGTTATAGACAAGGTGTCATGGACCCGACGTTTAGACAATCTACTCAAACAGAATATAGAGGAGCTTGGTAAAAAGTTTATTACGTTCAGAAAAGGCTTGGTCAAATGCAGAGATTACATTTTCAATTTCCTCGAAAATCCGATGATACCATTTGACAATAATGGAAGTGAACGTGGAATACGCAAGCTAAAAATCAAACTGAAGAACTCCTGTGCTTTTCGTTCAGACTTCGGAGCAGACGCTTTCCTTGAACTTCATTCGATTGTAGAAACAGCTAAGAAGCACGACAAAACTCCATATAATGCGATTCAAGCCTTATTTAAGGTTTGATAATATATATCAATTATCGCTGAATAGTTACGAATTTTCTTCATTTTAAGACGCATTGATTTCGAGGAGAACAGATATCTTAGCATTCAATAAACCCGTAATGTCTCTCTCCTTGCAATAACACTTGTGTTCAATCATTGAATAAGGAATTTTACCCGCATCTCTGTATGATTTCAAGGTATACTTACTGATAATCAAACGCTTACATGAATCTTCGTTATCAAGCCAGCCCTCCGCATTGAGCGGATTGCCGATGAATTATTCGATACAATGAATAAAGTTTGCAGAACAAAACAATTTATTAAAAATATATTTTCCTATCATTGATGTCATCCAAAAAGAGTCTATAAATTATTGAAATGCAACATCTTTATGTGAAGTGTTAAAAGTGACAGCAAAATAAAATTAACCCAAGTTTAACACCCACCTTCGCCTAATTGTTACTGTCAGCGTACTTTCCTCGTTTTTCTTATGTGCTCTGTGTCCTACAAATTTTATTCTTTTTGAATGGTGAGTGTTTTAAGTTCAACTTATCGTATATCTGTTTTGCTTGCTTCGAAGGACTACTACATTGGCGCATCTCGATGGTTTCACCTAATGGATTCTTCCCTTTTGTGGTGACAAGCTTTTGGGTACTCATACGTCGTACTATCTCGGTCCAGTAACAGGATTCTCCTTCTCGTTTTAATTGACAACGGATAGTGTTTACCACCCAGTAGGCTAATAAACCGAAGAAGAGGTGTGCGTCGCTTCGCTCATCTTTCTGATGATAGATAGGACGGAGGTTGAGATCATTCTTTAGTTGTCTGTTCGTACATTCTATCTCACGGATGAGATTGTAGTATTCCCATGTCACACGCTCAGAAAGTGTCCTGACATTGCTGAGGAGGAAATAGACTCCATGTCCAGATTCCATTTCCGAGAGGTCTTTTATCTCCCAGTCTACACGCAGCATCTGCTTGGGCTTCTTCTCATTTTTTATGTAGCTTATCTGGTAGAACTTCGCTATAGAAGGGTACTTCTGTATGGCACGTCCTGTACGTTCAACAACCTTTTCATAGGTTTTTGTTCCACCTTTCTTGGAGATTCCTTCGTTTATCCTCTGCAGTTCCATCTCAAGACGCCCTCTCCAAACCCTGTTCATGGACGACTCTGTCATAGCTTTGAAGGAGATGTTATTTCGAGATAATAATCCTTATCATCCTCTGTCTTAACCTCTTTCAGCGTTATCTTCTGCCGACGGGCATCCATTATCGTAACGCTCTTATTATCATCACTGAGCATATAGTCTTTCATTTTCGTACGGGATACGCAGAGATAATTGTAACCCTTTTTCTTTATTAACTCCAAGTTCTCTTCCGTGGCAACACCTGCATCCATGACAACGAGCGTATCCTTTGTTCGTGATGGATTCCTCTTTGCCAGCGTATCAATCATATTGGGCAGAGACTTGGGGTCTGCTGTATTACCCTCCAAGATAGAAGAATAACGTATAAAACCTTCTTTATTGATACATAATGCAAGTACAAGTAGCTTACAGTCAGAGCGTTTTTCTTTTGAACGACCGAACTTGGCTTTATCACTATTACGCTTACTACCCTCGAAATAGAAGTTGGTTAAGTCGAAGAGTATCAACTTGTTGTCTATATTAAAGAGAGCGTCAGTAACGCTACACAAATGACGCTCTAACTGTTCCTTTAGTTCATATAATTTGTCAGTGATTTTATACAGAGAATTGATTCCTGGTGTCCAGCCAGGAACTCCACTATAAAGTTCAGCGGCAGCCGAGTTATCGCGCAAATAATAATAAGATGAACGTTCAGAAACAGCATATACCGTGCGAACAATCAATGCTGACAAAGCCGTGTGTATTGCATTCTCCGTCCACCCGTTTTTGCGCAGAAAACCCTCTAATTGTAGCTTGTCTATTGTCTGCTTGCAGAGCCACTCTGCACCAACATTCCTTGCGTCAGTATAGTTTGCCGTCTCAAGGTCAATATAGTTCTCATATTTTCTCAGCGACTTCTGCTCTTCCTTATTAAACCTATCGATTCCACCTTCTTTCTCCATACGGCTCCACCATTCGTCAGCCTTTGCCTGTTCAATAGGAGTAAGACCGTCAAGGTATTCTTTGAAAAGCGAGGGTGTACTTCTGTTTTTGAAGCGTTCGGTAAGAGCGTATGCAATTTTTCGAACCTGTACAGCAGTAAGTGAAGGTTCGAACCCGATGTTCAAAAGAATTAGCGAATGTACATGACCCTGCACATCACGATATGACTCCTTGATGCGATAATAAGGAGCCATGTCGCCTGTTGCAGGGTTGAATCGTGTCTGTACATTTGCGTGCATGAGTGCAAAGTAACAAAATATTTTTGATATGGCTGTGTCCTACAAATCAGATTTTACTCCTCGTTACAATACCCTATACTTGATTATCAACCATTTATCAAATTGATATTACACAAAACATCCCGAAAATTTATGAAAAATAATTTTGCCGGTTAAACTTGGGTTAAAACCGGGACAGTAGATATTTAGGGTCAGTCCTAAAACCCAGTTGCAAGTCTACCCTCTTAAGCACATAATTTCATAAGTATTTATTACCTTTGCATCATGAAGAGTCACCAATTATTACGTTGCATCTTTCCAGATGTACTTGCCGACTACTTTGATGTGGTCGATATTCAAGAGAGTGTTTCTCAGTTTGATTTTTGGCTTGACGAGCGTAATTTTATGGAAAAGTCAGACCATAAGTTAGGCACCGTAAGCAGTTATGGTTTTACCAGCGAGCGTGTTATTCAGGACTTCCCCCTTCGTGGCAAAGCAGTTTACCTCCATGTTCGCCGTCGCAAATGGCGTGACAGTTCCAACGGAGAGATATTTACTTATTCATATGATGATTTGACGGCTGAGGGCAGTAAACTATCCCCCGAGTTCGTTTCTTTTTTAAAAGAATAGAATTGAGTCCACTGCAGAGAGCATCGCAAGTATCGGTGCTCACTATGGCGTAAATGGCAAGCTGTTATCCACACAGTACAAGGAACATCTCAGTGATTATCGTAGCTGGGATCAGTTAGATCATGCTCAAGACTGGCTATTGTTTGAAGACAACATAGGAGAGAATCTAAGTATTGATGAGACCTGTCTAAGTAGTGGCGAGGTTTATACTTTTCTGACCAACAAGGCGGGAAAGGGCAGAAAAGGGACTTTGGTAGCTGTGGTTAAAGGGACCAAGGCTGAGGACGTCATCCAAATTCTCAAGACGATAAACCTTTCTAAACGGGAGACTGTCAAAGAGATAACACTCGATTTATCATCTTCTATGATGCGTATAGCCCGCTCTGTTTTTCCCAAAGCACTTATTACCAATGACAGATTTCATGTACAGAAACTATATTATGATGCTCTGGATGACATGCGTATCGCTTACCGATGGATGGCAAGAGATAAAGAGAATGAGGAGATAAAAGAAGCTAAAAGTAAGGGAAAGGAATATATACCATTTAGATACAGCAATGGTGACACGCGTAAGCAGTTGCTCGCCAGAGCAAAGTTCATATTGACCAAGCACAAGACCAAGTGGACTGAAACACAGAAAGGTAGGGCACAAATCATCTTTGAACATTATCCGACACTGAAAAAGGCATATGACTTGGCTATGAAACTTACCGATATTTATAACATCAAGAGCATCAAGGATGCTGCAAGGCTGAAGCTGGCAAAATGGTTTAATGAGGTTGAAGAGCTGGGAGTGGACAATTTCTACACAGTGATTGACACGTTTGAAAATCATTATCAAACCATACTCAATTTCTTTGTAAACAGAGCTACGAATGCAAATGCCGAGTCATTCAATGCTAAGGTTAAGGCATTCAGGGCACAGTTCAGAGGAGTCACAGATATTCCTTTCTTTTTATATAGGCTTATGAAATTGTGTGCTTAAGAGGATAGGCTTGCAACTGGGTTTTAGGACTGACCCGATATTTAGTGGGGATAGGCATATTAAAAATATAATTTATAACGCTATATCACATTGATAATCAAAAGAAAAAGAGGAATACCCTTGCGAATATTCCTCTTATAACACTCAGTGATTCCGTTGGGGTTCGAACCCAAGACCCACAGCTTAGAAGGCTGTTGCTCTAATCCAACTGAGCTACGGAACCATCATGCGGGTGCAAAGGTACAGATTTAATTCGATTCTACCAAATTCCATTCCCCCAAATTTCGTGACAATAAACTTATCTGGTAAATTTATTTGTACTTCTGCAAGAAGGTATCAGCTTGTGTATTGCCAAGTTCCTTAGCCTTTTGAATATTCTTAAGACCTTCTTCCTTCTGTTTACTTTCGCATTGTGCAATACCAAGAATAAGATGAGCATCAGGCTGAGAGGCATCAAGTTGAATTGCCTGTTGAGCAGCACTGATAGCAGCATCAACCTTGTTTAAACGTAACAAAAGGCTACCTGCTTCTGTTGGATATAAGGCTTCCTTAGGATCAAGTTGTGAAGCAATGAGAATATCCTGCAAAGCTTGCTGCCACATACGTCCTTCCACCTCGCACTGTTCACGCATATAATAGAAAGCAGCACCAAGACGTCCTTGGTTAAAATATTCATATGTATAATAATCCTGTACAGCCTTTCTATATTCTCCCATCTTCTCTAATTGCTGACCACGTGTATAGAAATATGGTGCAGACGTAGATACATATGGTGTGTCACAAAGTTCGATACTCTTATTAAGTAAGTCGAGAATCTCCTGATCATTAGCTCCCAAATGCTGACGACTCTGTGCCATCTCTAAGTAAAGTTCTGGATTATTAAACTTAGTCTTTGTCAATGTTTCAAACTCCGTATAAGCTTTTGCATAATCGCCTTTCGCATAGATAATCTGTGCCTGAAGATGACGATAAGCATCGTTTGCTTTAGTAGTTTCAGCCTTTTTTATCTCATCCAAAGCCTTATCCAATGTCCATCCCACAGACTTTGTCTTTTCAGCAAACTCTTGAATAAGTGCATTACGATAAATAAGACGAGCAAAGTTATAATGTGCTTCATCCTTTGCAGTCACCTTACTAATAGCCGTTTGCATTGTTTTATCCGCATTAGCAAACTCACCTTTTGCAACTTGTATATTCGCTAAAGCATAATAACCATCATTTGCTTGTGGGAATTTTGAAATAAATTCGTTGACAATAGCTTCATGTATATTAGTAGGTTTCTCTGAAGAGAGCATCAATGCAACAACAGCCTCCTCTACTGTGTTTGGTAAACCTATACGAATATTGCTCTGTCGAAGAGTGATATCATTCTGTGAGAGGCCCTTAACAACAAAGTCCTTGGGGTAGTTTGCATCTGTTGAACTCTGTGATTCACCAGCAGAACTAAACAAACCAATAACCTGTCCTTTAGCATTAAATACCGGAGCACCATTCAACTTGTCAGTAGCTGAAGACTTCAGAATCGTATAATTATACTTATCCATGAACTTTTCAACACTTGACACATCAGCCTTCTCGGCATTACCACTCTTTGGCATTGGTGTAATCCATGCTTCATCACCTACAGAAACTGTTGTTGCCAAGGGAGCAGCAATAGTCTTACCACTCACTTGAAACTTAACTATATCATAAATCTCATTGACACCAAGCAAGCAATCCACCTCGTGTTTCTGTCCTTTAGCATCAATAATAACAGCTTTATCTGCTCCTATAAAGGGCTTCCAAGGGCTTACAGCAACACCATCAGTACTAATACATACACCATTAGATGTTGCTAAAATACTGCCATCTGCCTTAAAGGTTGTCAATGTAAAAGCTGCATCTGCAGCCTTCTTAATCGCACCAGGTTGAGCAGAAATGTTAGTAGAAACACCCAATATAAGGGCAATGGTCAAAATTAAAGTTTTCAGTTTCATGTTCATTATTTCTTTCATTGAATATTTTTAGTAAGGTATTATTATTTCTTCTTACTTAAATCTAATAGTTCACGAGCATTCTGTAAAGCTGCATCAGAAATATCAGCACCCGAAAGCATCTGTGCTATCTCATTCACACGCTGCTCTTGGGTCAACTCACGCATGTGACTGCGTGTCCCTTCTGCAGTTTCCTCCTTCTCTACTTTATAGTGTGAACTACCCAAA
The Prevotella melaninogenica DNA segment above includes these coding regions:
- the tnpC gene encoding IS66 family transposase; the protein is MKEQVTDISKVLQGMTEEMRLLRATVNQQYAEIIKLNRNINALNLQIRKKDTELINLRERLAKYEKPDKNSNNSSTPPSKERIKDEVIRRTRSLRKPSGKKPGGQKGHDGHKLSYSSIPDEIIDEIPNYCTRCGESLSDAERVLDYVTQVISIPELKPVIKEIRHYVMVCKNCGERIRTVPRRRSNNVVYDSSIKSLVVYLSVVQFLPYGRIASFLREVFGLTPSEGSLVNWVNEAKRNAQPVIDKIKGYIKSSAVVGFDESGLYCKKRLDWAWIAQTVYYTLLFRANGRGSKVLADKFGDSLERMTAVTDRHSAYFALHFLNHQVCLAHLLRELQYLSELNTKQEWSGKVTNLFREAIHERNTNPNNVIDKVSWTRRLDNLLKQNIEELGKKFITFRKGLVKCRDYIFNFLENPMIPFDNNGSERGIRKLKIKLKNSCAFRSDFGADAFLELHSIVETAKKHDKTPYNAIQALFKV
- a CDS encoding ISAon1 family transposase N-terminal region protein; amino-acid sequence: MKSHQLLRCIFPDVLADYFDVVDIQESVSQFDFWLDERNFMEKSDHKLGTVSSYGFTSERVIQDFPLRGKAVYLHVRRRKWRDSSNGEIFTYSYDDLTAEGSKLSPEFVSFLKE
- a CDS encoding ISAon1 family transposase, with product MESTAESIASIGAHYGVNGKLLSTQYKEHLSDYRSWDQLDHAQDWLLFEDNIGENLSIDETCLSSGEVYTFLTNKAGKGRKGTLVAVVKGTKAEDVIQILKTINLSKRETVKEITLDLSSSMMRIARSVFPKALITNDRFHVQKLYYDALDDMRIAYRWMARDKENEEIKEAKSKGKEYIPFRYSNGDTRKQLLARAKFILTKHKTKWTETQKGRAQIIFEHYPTLKKAYDLAMKLTDIYNIKSIKDAARLKLAKWFNEVEELGVDNFYTVIDTFENHYQTILNFFVNRATNANAESFNAKVKAFRAQFRGVTDIPFFLYRLMKLCA
- a CDS encoding serine protease, with the translated sequence MKEIMNMKLKTLILTIALILGVSTNISAQPGAIKKAADAAFTLTTFKADGSILATSNGVCISTDGVAVSPWKPFIGADKAVIIDAKGQKHEVDCLLGVNEIYDIVKFQVSGKTIAAPLATTVSVGDEAWITPMPKSGNAEKADVSSVEKFMDKYNYTILKSSATDKLNGAPVFNAKGQVIGLFSSAGESQSSTDANYPKDFVVKGLSQNDITLRQSNIRIGLPNTVEEAVVALMLSSEKPTNIHEAIVNEFISKFPQANDGYYALANIQVAKGEFANADKTMQTAISKVTAKDEAHYNFARLIYRNALIQEFAEKTKSVGWTLDKALDEIKKAETTKANDAYRHLQAQIIYAKGDYAKAYTEFETLTKTKFNNPELYLEMAQSRQHLGANDQEILDLLNKSIELCDTPYVSTSAPYFYTRGQQLEKMGEYRKAVQDYYTYEYFNQGRLGAAFYYMREQCEVEGRMWQQALQDILIASQLDPKEALYPTEAGSLLLRLNKVDAAISAAQQAIQLDASQPDAHLILGIAQCESKQKEEGLKNIQKAKELGNTQADTFLQKYK